The genomic region GTATCCCAGATGGGATCGTCAAAGCGGAACACCCGGCCATGCATGGCCGCATGACTTTTACGGGTATTGCCATCCAGGATGGCGAGATATTGCCAGTACGGGAAGCTTTTGCACTGGCAAGCTGCTGCTGATAACGTCCCGCCTGGTAGGATGTGGCCAGATTGGTGCGGTAAATAGTGGACAGACGTGCCGGGCTGCCCAGCTGTGCCTCTTCGATTTCCCCATTGCTGTCAGCGATCATCTGTTTTCCCCACCAACCCTGTGCCTGAAGGCGTGGAGTAAGGGTTTTGATAAAGTCGCGTTCTGTGGTGCCTTCACTCAACGCCCGATCAACCTCGCTGTTGATGGACGTCAGGACATCCATGCGCACCGCTTTAGCCACGGTAAACGCCCGTGCATGGGTCACCGCACTGGCTTCCTGCCAGTTCCACGTAATGTCATAGCCTTTCGAGCGGAAATAGTCGACGGCAAGTTTTGGCTCAAGCGTTGCTGCATAGCCCAGGTCAACCGGCTGTGGCATTCAGTCGCCCCCACGTCTCGGCAACAAACATAGCCCGGTGCAGCATATCCGCAATTTGTGCGTCATCCATATCCAGATACAGCTCTGCTGCTTTGTTTCTGGCCGCTGCGTAACCACCCGTTTTCAGCGCCTCAATAACCGGTGTTAACAACGGGTCGATGGCTGCCTGCCACTGCTCGCCGCTCACGGCATCCGGCATAGCATCCGTCGGCTGGGGTATGGCTGACAGCAGTGCGTAACCGGGGCGAACGTCACGGGCACTGAGCAATGCCTGAGAGAAATCAGGGGATGGTGCTACGGCCTTGAGACAATCCTCATCCTTCGCGGCAATCGGGATTTGCAGCTTGTCGTGCGCCCACTGCAACGGGATTTTCATCCCCATACTCACCAGGGCTGGCAGAGCTGTCGCATAGGCACTGACGTCTTCCGGTTCGGAGAGATCAAACTCAAAACGGGGATGGCGGCGCTGATTGTTATACGACTGACAGTTCAGCACATACAGCGGAAAGACCAGGTCACGGGTCAGCGTGGCCGCGACCTGGGTCGCATCGCTGGATCGCACCTCAAACCGCACCTCATTATGCACGTTGCCCAGGGCGTTGGTGCTGCTGGCTCCGTCAGCCTGGCTGGTTAGCGTGCCACCCAGAATGGCTTTTGACATACTGAGTTCTGCCCATGACATCATCGACAGAAAAGGGTCAGCCGTGCCGTCAGCGGCGTTTTTAAAGTCAATCATCATTGAGCGGGGAATAATCCCCCCGGCATTGTGGCCAATGGACATTACCGCCTGCAACAGAGTCTGTTTCTCTTTATCGGTGGCCCCGGCAGGATATTGCCCCACCCGGATAGGCAGGCCGTAAATTTCCAGAAACTCAGCCAGGTCACGGACCGAATAATTTTTAAAGATAAACGGCCAGACCAGCGTGCGGATCAACCCGGTGCGGGCCAGATAGCCGGACTTTGATTTGGCATAATGTTGTATCCAGCCAAAAGGTTGCAGATCGGCTCCGTGGTAGCTGCCATCCCGGAGGCGAAGAAGATTCCGATCATCGGGGTGAGTCTGGAACCACGCCGGATCGCGCCACTCGACTTCACGCGGTATCAGCAGTCCTTCAACGTTCTCCCATTCAATTTCCTGACATGAGAAGCCTTTCAGGATGGCATCGGTGGCATCAAAGATGCAATCGGGTAACCATGAGGCATCCAGCAGGATCTCCGTCAGCAGTTCGGCGTCTTTGATTTCTTCGCGACTGGCGTTCGGCGGTGGTTTAATGGTCCATTTGAGTGACTGTATAGCCCGGCGGCGTTTCCCAAGCTCTGACTGAAGGTGAGAGTCTTTCTCTTCCATGTCTTCGGCCAGATCGCACTGGTCAGGTAACAGCCCCCGTTCAGCATCCACCAGGATCTCAGCGGCACGGGCAGGCGTCAGCCCGCTGACGGGGTGGTCACTGTAGTGGCGGCGCAGCTGACCCAGACGTGAATCACCCGACCCGGTTTGCGACTCATTTTGAAACCAGAAACGACGCCCAAAGGCGTCAACCAGTCTAGTGAGCATTTTCACCAGCATCCCCTCTCAAAAGCAGGTAAATTATCATCCTCGCTGGCAATCGTGTGTTTGCCTGGCAAAGGGGTAAATTCAATAATCTGACCATCCATATAGCTGGCCCTGACGGCCATCATGTAAGACACACAACTGTCGCCATGTCGCTTGTTTCCGTCCGCGCTGGTACTGCGATTTTTGTCAATTTTAGGCACACCGCGTATCACCTGAAGGTGACGCTGGTCGGTGATGATGTCCTCATCCTTTGGAATTTCGATATAGCCGGACTCAAACAGGGCTTTGTATTTGGGTGCCCATTCCCGATACCAGTTCTCACTTAACTGGACAGCCGCTACCATGTCTTCGCCCCAGTGAAGCAAAACGGCTTCAGCCAGATAGCCACCGTTCCCCCCGGCATCCAGCGCTACCCCGACCAGTCGGGGCGTACCGTGCAGAATAAAGAAGATGATCTCCCGCTGCTGGTTGTAGGGAACGCTGCGCAACTCCACGGTCAGGCGCAAACGGCGGCGGGTGTCCTGCTCGATGCTGGATATGCTGAAAATGGACAGATCGGCGATACGCGCAAAGTCGCCTCCGACGCTGTGACGGGTATCGGGGTCAAGCAGCATCAGCAGTGGGGCTAACGCCTCCTCGTACCAGGTGGCTACCGTCCGGTGCCGTTCCTCTTCGGTCCATTCCATATGGCCATCCGGCATGGTAAAGCGCAGAACCGGATGTTCTTCGCGGGTGGCACGGTCAATCAGCACGCGGGGAATATAGGCACCGGAACCCTGTTTCGGTACACAATAATATTCCTCAAGAGCATCTTCTTCGGTGGCGGTATCTTTGAGCAGATTGGCTTTCCACTCATCCTCTTTCGCCTGTGACCAGACCTGTTTTGATACCTGGCAGATACGGCGGTACAGCCCGTCATTACAGGCATCATCCAGCGTGATCGTATGAACAGAATAGCGTTTTCTCCCGGCGCGGGAGTCCTGGATCAACTCGTTGAACAGGTTTTCATTGCCATTGTGGGTGGAAATAATACGAACCTTAGCCCCCCACATGGTCAGCGCCAGCGCGGATTTAAGCACCTCCGCAAGCCGATCATGGTGACCGGCCTCATCAATGGTGACGTTACCCTGCATACCGCGCAGGTTCCTGGGGTTACTGGACAGCGCCTGCACTTTATAGCCACTGGCGAAGTAGATGATAAAGGTGAGGATGTCTTTGTCTTCGTCCTCAAAGACTTCCTCACCCACTTCACCCGCCGCCAGTCCGTAGGCTCTGGCCCACATGGCGGCAGCATCAATAAACTCCCGCGCCATCTCTTTATTAGAGCCGATATAAAAATGGTTCGTCCCGCCCGCTTCACGGGACTTCGCGGCGGTTAACGAGGCGTCAGCGGCTTCCGCCCATGTCAACCCGGTACGGCGCGACTTCTCGGCAATTTTTAACGGAGAATCGTCGGCTATCCACCTTTTCTGATAGGCCAGCAGAACATCGTTATTGTCGGCCCCACCCCCCTGGACGGCATCGATAATAAACTCTGCGGCGGGGGAGATTTCGGCAGTCAGCATCAGACGATCCCCAGAATCTGGCGACGAATATCAGCAGCGGCATCGGCGGTCAGCCCCGCCTGTTTAACGATTTTCTCGGCTTTATCCGCCGCTTCAGCCGCGAACGCGGCGCGGATCTCTTTCTCACGCTTAGGGCTGGTCATCGCAGCCTGCTCAACCCGCTGGATGGCAAGGGCAAGCTGGCTGATGGCTTTAGGTTCAACGGGTTCCCCGTTTTCACTCATGGCCATACCGGTTTCAAACGCCAGCGTTCTGACCACTTCCTGCAACAGCTTACCAACATCGGAGGTCGGCGCATCGCCCAGTTTTGCACACCACACTTCCGCCACTTCACGCGACTGGCGGATTTTAGAGCCAATTTCTTCCATCCGGCTGGCATAGCGATTTAATCCGGTACGGCTGAGTTTCATGTCATCGCCCAGGCCATGACCGTCAATCAGCTCATTTACCGCCGCCCGGATATCTTCCTGGGTATGTCGTTTATCCCGCAGTAACCCGTGCAGTTGATCGCGAATAACGGACGGCAGGAGATCGATTTTAGACGGGCGGCCACGGGTGCGCTTATCCTGCATGTTATCCCCTCGGGCGTGGACGTTTTACGCCAGGTACGGTACTGCGTCCCTCGGCCACATCGGCACCGCGCTCTGATAACGTCACCACCAGACATCCGGAAACATCTTTGACAGACACCAGTCCCTGCTCTGTCAGCCAGTGACAGTGGGTACGCACCATATCGCGGCTGACACGGTGCCCCCAGGCATCCAGGCAGGTCTGCAACACCGACTCGTTAGCGTCACCACCACACTCAACCAGCGTGCGCAAGACCACCAGTCGCTGGTCTGCGTTTAAAATCTCCCGCATATTCACCCCTTTTCTTTCAGTTCGTTTTGTAACAGCAGGTCGCTCATATGCCGTAACTGTCGCAGTTCCGGCAGTGCCGCTTTCAGGTCTCCGCGCAGGTTCGCCATATCCAGTTGCAGGGCGTGCAGCTCTTTCTGATTCGGCAACGTGGAGAAAGCATTCTCCAGCAGGCTGACCCGGTTTTTCAGGACTTCAACCTCATCACGTCTGGCGTAGGTTTTGGCCAGGATAAAAATGAGGATGTTGAAAACAATCGTGGCAACCGCACACAGAATGGCCCAGTGTTCTTTAATCATGTCCAGCAAGGCGGGCCTCCCGTTTTTCTGTCAATGTCTGACACCGGACACAGCGGGTAAAGCCAGGGTCAATGGTTAACCTCTGGGGTGCTATATCCTCACCACAATCAATACATATGCCATCACCATGCAGCACGGGGCGGCCAATGTGTGCTGCGATAATGTGATCACGCGTCCGTTGTTCCAGAACGCTGGCATAATCTGCTTCGTCAGCCATTATTCGGTTCCTGATTGATTTCCTGCCAGCGCCGGATGGCTTTCAGCCTGCTCTCCAGATTCTGGCTCCATTCCCCGTAGCGGCTGGCGTGTATCAGCAGTGCTTGGGGACTTCCCGATGTCGGCGGTGGAGGCTTGAGAGGAATTTGAGTCATGGCGTTCGGTAGTCGGGGACAGACGGTTATTACCGGTAGCGGTTTCGTAGCCAAAGGCGGTGATATAGACCCGCAGGCTGTCAGGGCCAAGGCCGGTATAAGTTTTGCCATCATTTTTAATCGCATCGGGAATACTCCGGTCATACTGCTGTTTTGCCTCTGCCAGCACCTGAGTGGTGGCATACAAATCAGCGGTAAGTTGCTCATTGGCTGTATCCAGCGCCTTCAGTCTGTCCGTTGCCTCACGCAGCGTCCGGTTATGCAGTTCGGCTGCATTTTTCTGGTCTTCAGAAAAGGCATACCGGGCGTCACTTAATGCGCGTTCAGCGGCTGAAATCTGCGGCATCAGCCTGGCGGTGGTCATGGTGTTACCCAGCTTAAAACCGGATATCAGACAGATAATGCCTGCGACGATATAGCCACCGCAGGAGCGTAAGAGACTAATCATCAAGGCCGACCTCACGATGACGTTTAATGGAGGCCTGCTTTGATGCCTGAGTGTTGATGACCCAGGCGGTGAGATAGCCAATATAGAGCCATTCATCCAGGTTCCCCTGCCATGCAGAACACAGCAGCACGGCAGTGCTGGCTATAAAGGCTCCGCACAGCATGGTGTCTGAGGTTGAAAGGTGGCCGTCAGGGTTACTGATAAGCTGTTTAAGATTAGTCAGCATGTTGTTCCCGAATGAGTTTTTCAATTTTCTGTCGGGCCACTTCAGCGCTTATTCCCACCGTTTTAGCCAGGCGGATATCCTGAGCGGTCACGCTCTGCCAGCCCTGACGATAAAAAGACTGGTAAGTGGCGTTATGGCTGTAGAGCGGCACCACGTCAATAGACTCGCCCGCCAGTGCGAGATGCAGGCAGCGTTCACGCGCTTCAAAATAGGTGCGGCGATAGCGCGGATTACGCAGTTCGGGGAGCAGCTTTTGCAGCAGGCAGACCGACATGGTGGGCGAGGTCATTAAAGCACCTCCAGAACGGACGCTGTCAGCTTGTCCAGGCGGTTAAACCAGCCGTTCATAAAGCGGATCTGAACCGGTGAATGCGCAATAATGCGGGCATAGGTTTGTGAACGCTGGTTCATCAGGCGGACGAACAGTAACAAAGGCTGGATAGCTTCTGTCGCCGCCAGCGTTCGGGCACCGATAATGCCATCGTCAGCCACGCGCAGGGCACGCTGTAGCTGCTGGATAGCGGTTTTGTACCCGTGCTGTACGGCACCATCAAACACGGCAAGGGAAATACCGGCGGGTAGCCGATCACATCCGGTTTTTAGCCAGTAATCACGATAGTAAATTTCACTCGCCTGCTCTTGTGTCAGTTCGGCGATATTCAGTGCGGGATAGCTGCGTTTACTGATGCCGAATTTTGTTTCTCCGCCACGGTCAGCAGGGTCATTAACATAGCCGCCTTCCGCCGTGAGCATATAATCAATGGCATGAATAAATGTAACGCTGTAGGGGATCATAATCGCTACCTGTTGATAATCGGTAGCTCATCATTACGCGGGGGGATGGTCAGGTGGGTTTGTGGCGGGTCAAACAAAACCCGCCAGGATAAGCGTGTTTTAATTGCCGGGGAATTTATTTTCATTCCGGATCGGAAGTAAACAGATCCCTCTGATATCGTTTACGGTGCAGGGCCAGCTGCTGACGCAGGATAGCATACACGGTGGAATGCGTTAGCGTGTGTTTTTTGGCCAGAACATCCACATTCCCCCGCGAACGGCTCCATTCATCGAACAGCTGATTATCGCGTAATGCTGCGCGAAGTGCGTCACCGGTTGGCAGATAAACCGCCCGGCCCCCATAATAATTTGCCAGCGCCCCCACCAGTTTACCGGCTGACAGGCGGGCGGCCACCTCGTCATATCCCTGTCGTTGCAGCTCGGCACAGAAGAGATCAACCATATCGGCCAGCAACTGGGGCCAGCGTGCGTGCAGCTCCCCTGTTGGGATCGTGTCCATCCGGTCAAGCAGTTGCCCCAGTTCAGCATGGTCATCATCAAACAGTTGTAGATTATCGTTCATACATCCTCCTGACGTCTGAGCCACTCGCTGCCGCCGGGCAGCGTGCTGACATCAACGCCCATCCTTTCCATTTGCCTGAACCAGGCTTCATTGCTGTCAGAACCGTTGCCGGGCTGCTGTTTTTCCCGGGCGCTGACGCTACTGCTTTGCGCAAACACCTGCTCTGATGACTGATAGACGGTTTTCAGATAGTTATGGTTTGACAGCGGTTTCTTATCTCCCTGTAGCCGTTTCTCTCTGATACGGTCTACCGTTTCACTCAACGCATGTGAGAGCACCCGCCCGGGCTTGTAAAGCGCCAGTACCTCAGTGGCCAGTTTCAATGCGCGGCTGTTGCTCAGATTGGCTTTCTCACGGCGAAACAGCCCGATATAGGCCACCAGATGGCGGGCACAGCTTCCGGGCAGGTCAGCCAGCGTTTTAAGCAACTGGCGGCTGGCATCATCTTCACACAACGCCTCAAGGTGCCAGTCAGTGTGGCAGACAGGACAGCGGGACAGTTTCATAAGCTGGCCTCGTAAGCATCGGTAATGATGTCGTAATCACGCGATGCATTCCCGGTAACCGGATTCACCGGATGAGCCACGCGGCGTGCTGTCAGAAACGCCAGCATCAGCCGGATATGCCATTGTTTAAGGCACTCCAGTACCCGGTACGCCAGCCAGCCATCAAGCCAGCCCACCTCGGCAACGCCTTCACCGTTGTTGAGCTGAGAGGTCATGCGCTTAACGTAAGCATTTAACGCCAGTTCGCCGTCGCTGCTGACGAAACCGTGACGAAACATGGTGCCCCAGATGGCGCGGATTTTAGCAATCTCCTCAGTGCGTGGTTTTCCCTTTGAATTGGGTTTAACCCGCACTGAACTCTTTTTAAAAGAGCGTTTAAATCCCCGCTGTTGCAGTTCCGAATAAACATTTAATAATTCGCCGTGACTCATTTTACTGCAACTGGATTTACCGTTAGCCGTATTAGACAGCAATAAACAATAGGTTTCATCATCCAGTTTCAGCTTTCCTTTGGCTACATGGATTAGCCTGATTAATTGTGGTTTATCCATTAATAAATACCTCTTGATGTCTGATTCTGGCGTAAGTGTGCCCGACGCGATTACGCCAATAAAAACTCAGGGTGATAAGAATTAAGTCGCTAGCGTGGAAACTTTAAAGGCTAATATGAGCCGTTCTTTGTGTAATCGGCAATAATATTCCCTTCTGCGTCAAAATACTTAACTCCACAGGTCGGATGGCAGTTGTGTTTTTTCTTTCCGTATTTCAACTGATTAACGAAAACAACATCCAGATTAGCACTGCCATTCATGCCAACAATAGTTCCCGGTTCGCCGTACACTTCAACCATCATGCCAAGTCGGGCAAAATCTATGCCACGGCATCGGATCATATCTTCAACAAATTGCTTTTCCTTACTCATGCTAAACCCCCGATATATCCAGACTGATTTGTTCATATTTACCACTGGGCTGGCGCAGATAGATACGCAGGTACTGACTGGTTCCCGTCACCTGAATGGCATCGGCAATGGCTGACATGGCTTCGTTCCAGCGTGGGTCGTCAATAGCCAGCTGGCGCAATCCAAGAACCTGATTGATATCAATACGCCCCTGCTTGTTGACGCGGAAAGCATGATCGACCATCGCTATCAGATTGACGTTAGCCCCGTCAGACCATTCAACCACGCACTCATCGATCAGTTTTTTAGCCGCCTGGATACGCTCGTCAAAGACCCTGTGATCGCCAATCGCACGCATAATTTTGAACTGGCCATCAAAGCTTGGCAGGGTGACGTTTCCCTTTGTACCGCCATATTCAACGCCGTACTCTCTGGATGACAAATCAATAAAGTCCCCGATTTGCTTCATGGATGCGGCTTTGAAATCTGCCATAGCCTGACGCAATGCCCTGGCAGCCTCGACAATATTCATCACGACATCATCACGCAGCATATCAATCGGACGGATCAGGTTTTGCGGCACCAGATGGCCCTGAGCGTTCTGGCGGTAGCCAGTCTGTTCAGTGTCTTTATTCATAATGACTCTCCTTACTCCAGTAAATAATGCAGCCCTGCACCATAGCGGTATACGCTTTGCTCATGCAGCCATTGCGGGTAACAGTCAGTTCCTTAGACCGTCGGATAAGGTCCAGACACGGGAGCACAATTTCCAGTAGTGGTCTGGCGCGTTCGGTACTGACCCGTCTGATTTGAACGTTACGGCGTTCCAGCCATCCCACCGCGTTAACCAACTGTGTTGCTTTACGTCTCATGCGTGTACTCCTTCCAGGTCTTTGACGGCGGCGCGAATATGCTTCTCCGTCAGGGCTTCGTTGCTCCCTCTGGCAAACATGGTGGCCAGACGGAGCGTATGGGAAACGGTGCGTAATGCGCCCGGGCGTTCTGACAGCGTATGGATCAGTGCGCGTTCGGCCTTACCCGTCAGTCCCCAGGCATCGGCAATCGCCGTGATGTCATCCCGTTTTGTCTTCAGGATGGCCACTTTTTTGGCGATTCGGCTGAACAGGCGGGCAAAATCAACGCTGCGGGAACTGCCGCCCGTCAGCCTGGCGTACACCTGATGATTGCCCACCAGAGCCAGCCCGATACCGGTTTCTTCCTGAAGGATGCGCAGCTCTTCCAGTACCGGATAATCAAGGTGGTCGGCCTCGTCAATAATCAGCAGGCCCTGCGTTCCGCGCAGCTTCCTGCGTACAGCCCGGCCCAGCTGCCCGGCGCGGCGCGTCACCGACACCCAGCTCCAGCGCCATCTCATACAGTGCTTCACTGATGCTGGCGCGGGAAGGCGAGACGGTGATTAACCAGACGTTCGGACGCTCTGCCGCAAACTGCTGTAAGGAACGGGTCTTGCCCACGCCGGGGCTGCCATAGATAACGGTGATGCACTGGGCCAGCTGGGCGTATTGCAGCGCACTCCATATCTGTCGGACGGTTCTGGTCTTTACAAAATCAGGCGCTTCCGGCATTTCATTTGCCCGGCGGCTGCGATTCTCCAGCCAGACGGAGAGCTGACCGGCAATCTTGCTGTTATCACCCGGATAACTTTCATTCATAAACTGCGAGAGTGCCGTTGATGAAATCGCGCTTTCACGGGCGATGGTGCTGTAGGTCACATCGTCACGCTCAACCGTCCCGCGTATTGCGGCGCGGACATCCGCCATCGCGGTCTGTGCGTGAGCTGAATCCAGTACGTTACTCATGGTTATACTCCCAGATTATTTTTCTGCTGCTGCTCGTGTAAGCAGGCAACGGCATTTTCAAAGGCATGGTCGTAGCCGGTCTCAGGCTGTTCCTCTGCCCATTCACGGCGCACGGTATTACCGGCAGGACGACAGATTTCTACAACACGGCTTTCAGGGGGTTCCGGTGGCAAGGTATCGGGCATCCGCTCTGCCACTTCCAGCGCGGTCATGCGGCGCTGTGCAGCCGTTGCTTCTTTGGTACGCTTAACAAAACGGTTACGGTTACGGTGATGCTCACGGGCGGCCTGAGTGTCACCAAATCCGGCTTTCTCAATGCAGGCGGCTTCACAGATAAAGCGTCCGTCCAGGGTGTAACACAACACGCTGGCGTGTAACTGCGCCGGGTCAAAGCGCACCACAATCTTATTGGGCCTGATACTCAGTAGCTGCTCGTTGTGGTAGCGATTCTCGCGGCCCTGCAATTTCCCGCCCGCTTTCAGGACAAAGATGCCATTGTTTACGGTGACGGCCTCGGACGGCAGCAGTAACAGGTGCCGCTGCTCTGCGGTGGCCTTACGCACGGCGCTTTCCTGATAGCTCTGCTCAAAAGCGGCATCAAAAGAAAGAATGCCCCGGCAGACTTCGGTATCGCGCCCCGGGCGTCGATTCCAGAAAGCATTACGGTTGACACTCTCGGTGCTTGCATTAAAAATGAACAGGCTTACTTGTTGTCTTCGGACAACCAGCCAATGCTTCAGCACTCTGTGAGAAGCACCTTCGGGTGACTGCCAATAGCCTCGTAGCCTGAAAGAGGAAGCCCATGTGGCGGTAACTCCGTTTAGCCTTTGAGAACGGAGATCACTTAGCGGTGATGAAGGTCCATTTCACAATCAAGACAGTCTGCACTGACGTACGACTTTGCAGACTCCCGACGGGAAACACTTTTCCCGTCAGGGAAGGTGTTTTTCTCCGTCACCGAATCTTTACTCCTGGAGAAAACATCATGTCTACTCAAACTCAACAAGCATCCACCAAAACTGAATACTTCAACCTGACTATCAAGGGCATGGGGTACCTCAGCAACATTCGTCAAGTCAATGGCCCGAATGGCACTTTTATCAGCTGTGTCGTCAATGGACTCTCGGGTCCTACCGATAACGCCAGTTACACGCGTTTTGATGTGACGGTCGCCGGTAAAGAAGCCAGCAGCCTGATCAACCGCTGTCAAAAGTCAGTTGATGAAGACAAAAAAGTCCTGATTGGTTTTGTGCTCAACAATCCCAAAACGGACATCTTCACGCTCAATAGCGGCGAACATGCCGGTGAACAGCGCGTCAGCCTGAAAGCCCGCCTTATCAAGGTCGATTGGATCAAAATCGGTCAGGAAAAGGTGTATCAGGCTGAGAAATCCGACTCTACGCCGCCTCAGCAAGGTTCCGCACAGCAACAATACGCTGAAAATTCTTTCTGAGTTATTTTTACCCTTACCTCCCTGAATAACAGACTTTCCTTCAGGGAGGTCTGTTTTCTTTATTAAGGAAACACATCATGAATAATTCAACAGGAATTCTGGCAGCAGAGTCCGGTTTTACTTTACCTTTACAGGTGCTCAAAAGTGGTCGCGGTTATTATGTCGGTACGGCGAATCATGAGGGACCTGTTTCCCGTGAGTCTGAAGAATACTTCAGTTCCCATAAAAAAGTGGTTCAGGCGTTCACCACTGGTGCCTGGACTCAACGTGAGTGGGCATAAGGAGAAAGCATCATGGCTTCACGTGGAATTAACAAAGTCATATTGATTGGCCACCTTGGCCAGGATCCGGAAGTCCGTTACATGCCAAATGGTGGCGCGGTTGCCACCCTGTCGCTTGCGACTTCCGAGACCTGGCGTGATAAACAATCCGGCGAACAGAAAGAAAAAACCGAATGGCACCGTGTGGTGCTGTTTGGCAAACTCGCTGAAATTGCCGGCGAATACTTGCGTAAAGGTTCGCAGGTCTATATTGAGGGGGCTTTACGCACGCGTAAATGGGCAGATCAGAGCGGCCAGGATCGCTATACTACCGAGGTAGTCGTTAACGTAGGCGGCACGATGCAGATGCTGGGTGGTCGTAGTCAGACCGATAACCCGGGGCCTTCAACGTCTGGTAGTTGGGGGCAACCTCAGCAACCGACCCACAGTGGCACACCCACTCAGGCGTCTGCCGGCAATGAACCGCCGATGGACTTTGATGATGACATCCCATTTTGACCTGGATGGCATTCATTGACATACTGCACATAGCGTCTGCTGTGTGCAGTTTTTCTATCTACTATACCGGAGGCTCCCATGGGAACTCGTTACGATACCGACGTGGTCGCCTGGGCGA from Erwinia tracheiphila harbors:
- a CDS encoding Mu transposase C-terminal domain-containing protein, translated to MLKHWLVVRRQQVSLFIFNASTESVNRNAFWNRRPGRDTEVCRGILSFDAAFEQSYQESAVRKATAEQRHLLLLPSEAVTVNNGIFVLKAGGKLQGRENRYHNEQLLSIRPNKIVVRFDPAQLHASVLCYTLDGRFICEAACIEKAGFGDTQAAREHHRNRNRFVKRTKEATAAQRRMTALEVAERMPDTLPPEPPESRVVEICRPAGNTVRREWAEEQPETGYDHAFENAVACLHEQQQKNNLGV
- a CDS encoding STY4534 family ICE replication protein; amino-acid sequence: MSTQTQQASTKTEYFNLTIKGMGYLSNIRQVNGPNGTFISCVVNGLSGPTDNASYTRFDVTVAGKEASSLINRCQKSVDEDKKVLIGFVLNNPKTDIFTLNSGEHAGEQRVSLKARLIKVDWIKIGQEKVYQAEKSDSTPPQQGSAQQQYAENSF
- a CDS encoding single-stranded DNA-binding protein, giving the protein MASRGINKVILIGHLGQDPEVRYMPNGGAVATLSLATSETWRDKQSGEQKEKTEWHRVVLFGKLAEIAGEYLRKGSQVYIEGALRTRKWADQSGQDRYTTEVVVNVGGTMQMLGGRSQTDNPGPSTSGSWGQPQQPTHSGTPTQASAGNEPPMDFDDDIPF